One genomic window of Microbacterium sp. BH-3-3-3 includes the following:
- the ettA gene encoding energy-dependent translational throttle protein EttA: MAEYIYSMVRARKSVGDKLILDDVTMSFLPGAKIGMVGPNGAGKSTILKIMAGLDVPSNGEARLSPGFTVGILMQEPELDDSKTVLENIQDGVAIKPKLDRFNEISALMADPDADFDALLSEMGTLQEEIDAADGWDLDSQLAQAMDALRTPPADASVVPLSGGERRRVALAKLLLQKPDLLLLDEPTNHLDAESVLWLEQHLKAYKGAVIAITHDRYFLDNVAEWIAEVDRGHLYPYEGNYSTYLEKKGQRLEVQGKKDAKLAKRLKEELEWVRSNAKGRQVKSKARLARYEEMAAEAERTRKLDFDEIQIPAGPRLGGIVIDAKKLEKSFGDRSLISNLSFNLPPNGIVGVIGPNGVGKTTLFKTIVGLEPLDGGTLKIGETVKISYVDQSRANIDPEKTLWEVVSDGLDIITVGKTEIPSRAYVSKFGFKGPDQQKKAGVLSGGERNRLNLAMTLKEGGNLLLLDEPTNDLDVETLSSLENALLEFPGCAVVITHDRWFLDRIATHILAYEGTEEHPDQWHWFEGNFEAYEQNKIERFGADAANPSRSSYRKLTRD; the protein is encoded by the coding sequence ATGGCGGAATACATCTACTCCATGGTCCGCGCCCGTAAGTCTGTGGGCGACAAACTGATTCTCGACGACGTCACGATGTCGTTCCTCCCGGGTGCCAAGATCGGCATGGTCGGGCCGAACGGTGCGGGAAAGTCGACGATCCTGAAGATCATGGCCGGTCTCGACGTCCCGTCCAACGGCGAGGCGCGGCTGAGCCCGGGCTTCACCGTCGGCATCCTCATGCAGGAGCCGGAGCTCGACGACAGCAAGACCGTCCTCGAGAACATCCAGGACGGCGTGGCGATCAAGCCCAAGCTCGATCGGTTCAACGAGATCTCCGCCCTCATGGCCGATCCCGACGCCGACTTCGACGCCCTTCTCTCCGAGATGGGCACGCTGCAGGAAGAGATCGACGCCGCCGACGGGTGGGACCTCGACTCCCAGCTGGCCCAGGCGATGGACGCCCTGCGCACCCCGCCCGCCGATGCGTCGGTGGTGCCGCTGTCCGGTGGTGAGCGCCGCCGCGTCGCGCTCGCGAAGCTTCTGCTGCAGAAGCCCGACCTGCTCCTGCTCGACGAGCCCACGAACCACCTCGACGCCGAGAGCGTGCTCTGGCTCGAGCAGCACCTGAAGGCCTACAAGGGCGCCGTCATCGCGATCACTCACGACCGGTACTTCCTCGACAACGTCGCGGAGTGGATCGCCGAGGTCGACCGCGGTCACCTGTACCCCTACGAGGGCAACTACTCGACCTACCTCGAGAAGAAGGGCCAGCGCCTCGAAGTCCAGGGCAAGAAGGACGCCAAGCTCGCCAAGCGCCTCAAAGAGGAGCTGGAGTGGGTGCGCTCCAACGCCAAGGGTCGCCAGGTCAAGTCCAAGGCTCGACTCGCCCGCTACGAAGAGATGGCAGCCGAGGCCGAGCGCACGCGCAAGTTGGACTTCGACGAGATCCAGATCCCCGCGGGTCCGCGTCTGGGCGGCATCGTCATCGATGCGAAGAAGCTCGAGAAGAGCTTCGGCGACCGCTCGCTGATCAGCAACCTCAGCTTCAACCTTCCCCCCAACGGCATCGTCGGTGTCATCGGGCCCAATGGTGTGGGTAAGACCACGCTGTTCAAGACGATCGTCGGTCTCGAGCCGCTCGACGGCGGCACGCTGAAGATCGGCGAGACCGTCAAGATCAGCTACGTCGACCAGTCCCGCGCGAACATCGACCCCGAGAAGACCCTGTGGGAGGTCGTGTCCGACGGACTCGACATCATCACGGTCGGCAAGACCGAGATCCCCTCCCGCGCGTACGTGTCGAAGTTCGGCTTCAAGGGACCCGACCAGCAGAAGAAGGCCGGTGTGCTCTCCGGTGGTGAGCGAAACCGCCTCAACCTGGCGATGACGCTCAAAGAGGGCGGCAACCTGCTGCTGCTCGATGAGCCCACCAACGACCTCGACGTCGAGACACTGAGCTCGCTCGAGAACGCGCTGTTGGAGTTCCCCGGCTGCGCCGTGGTCATCACTCACGACCGGTGGTTCCTCGACCGCATCGCGACGCACATCCTCGCCTACGAGGGCACCGAAGAGCACCCCGACCAGTGGCACTGGTTCGAGGGCAACTTCGAGGCCTACGAGCAGAACAAGATCGAGCGCTTCGGTGCCGACGCCGCCAACCCGTCGCGGTCGTCGTACCGCAAGCTCACGCGTGACTGA
- a CDS encoding thioesterase family protein, with amino-acid sequence MHVPIHLRWGDLDALGHVNNTAMLKLLEEARLRAFWYSDGDEEPLPTAVFDMDVLASGGERATLIARQEIEYFRPTPYTQRPLDVRMWIGAMGGSSADICFEVYSPVGDPERVLYARATAVVVLVDTSTGRPIRWTDAERAAWAPYTGDPIEYRRRAARA; translated from the coding sequence GTGCACGTCCCCATCCACCTGCGGTGGGGCGACCTCGACGCGCTCGGGCACGTGAACAACACCGCGATGCTGAAACTGCTCGAAGAGGCGCGCCTGCGGGCCTTCTGGTACAGCGACGGCGACGAAGAGCCCCTGCCGACCGCGGTGTTCGACATGGACGTCCTCGCCAGCGGCGGGGAACGCGCGACCCTCATCGCGCGGCAGGAGATCGAGTACTTCCGACCGACGCCGTACACCCAGCGCCCCTTGGACGTGCGGATGTGGATCGGCGCGATGGGCGGCTCGAGCGCCGACATCTGCTTCGAGGTCTACAGTCCGGTCGGCGATCCCGAGCGCGTGCTCTACGCGCGCGCCACGGCCGTCGTCGTGCTCGTCGACACCTCGACCGGTCGCCCGATCCGATGGACCGATGCGGAGCGCGCGGCATGGGCGCCCTACACGGGCGATCCGATCGAATACCGGCGGCGAGCCGCCCGCGCCTGA
- a CDS encoding acyl-CoA thioesterase II translates to MTDALDPVASLLAVLDLRDAGARTTEDIFTGVSQPMPFGRVYGGQVLAQSVVAASRTLPPERAVHSMHGYFLRPGDPADGITFSVDRIHDGRSFSTRRTQAYQAGVPIFSMIASFQDEHPGLEHAEPMPDGIPQPEDLAPFDAEGLHPLSRRMFSERPVDVLHVPSPIYTSVEGPRVPRQAVWMRTRRALPDDPAVHRAALAYLSDLTIQESIMRAHGVAWNVPNLKVASLDHAMWWHRPGRVDDWLLYVQESPNARGGRGLSTGRIYSRDGVLVASVAQEVMVRVPND, encoded by the coding sequence ATGACCGATGCCCTCGATCCCGTGGCGTCGCTCCTCGCGGTGCTCGACCTGCGCGACGCCGGCGCCCGCACCACCGAGGACATCTTCACCGGTGTCTCGCAGCCCATGCCGTTCGGGCGGGTGTACGGCGGCCAGGTGCTGGCCCAGTCGGTCGTGGCCGCGTCGCGCACGCTCCCGCCCGAACGCGCGGTGCACTCGATGCACGGGTACTTCCTCCGTCCGGGCGACCCGGCCGACGGCATCACCTTCTCGGTCGACCGCATCCACGACGGACGCTCGTTCTCGACCCGGCGCACGCAGGCCTACCAGGCCGGCGTCCCGATCTTCTCGATGATCGCCTCGTTCCAGGACGAGCACCCGGGCCTGGAGCACGCCGAACCGATGCCCGACGGCATCCCTCAGCCCGAAGACCTCGCGCCCTTCGACGCCGAGGGACTCCACCCGCTCAGCCGCCGGATGTTCTCGGAGCGACCGGTCGACGTGCTGCACGTCCCGTCGCCCATCTACACCTCGGTCGAGGGCCCGCGGGTGCCGCGACAGGCCGTGTGGATGCGCACACGCCGCGCACTGCCCGACGACCCGGCGGTGCACCGCGCGGCGCTGGCGTATCTCAGCGACCTCACGATCCAGGAGTCCATCATGCGCGCGCACGGCGTCGCGTGGAACGTCCCGAACCTGAAGGTCGCGAGCCTCGACCACGCCATGTGGTGGCACCGTCCGGGTCGCGTCGACGACTGGCTGCTGTACGTGCAGGAGTCCCCCAACGCCCGCGGCGGCCGAGGCCTGTCGACCGGGCGCATCTACTCACGCGACGGCGTGCTGGTCGCGAGCGTGGCCCAGGAGGTCATGGTGCGGGTGCCGAACGACTGA